A genomic segment from Paenibacillus sp. FSL K6-1096 encodes:
- a CDS encoding sugar ABC transporter permease: MMIGRKAANFVRLGLSYIVLIALAVAALYPALWILLASFRPGKSLYSKTLIPEKFTLGHYKELFTSDVYMFGTWYANTLKIAVFSMLIGVVLTLLTSYALSRFRFRSRKTTMSTLLILGMFPGFMSMIAIYLLLKEFNLLDTHLALIIVYAAGAPLGGTLIAKGFLDTIPRSLDEAARIDGASNFGIFTRIILPLSRPMITYMALTQFVGPWVDFIFAKLILRTKENWTVAVGMWDMVNTMQNSNFTLFAAGAVLISVPIMILFGFLQRLLVDGLTAGASKG, translated from the coding sequence ATGATGATCGGACGCAAAGCGGCGAATTTCGTTCGTCTGGGCTTAAGCTACATCGTACTCATTGCACTGGCTGTGGCTGCACTCTATCCGGCCCTCTGGATACTGCTCGCATCTTTCCGGCCGGGCAAGTCCTTGTATAGCAAGACACTGATCCCTGAAAAGTTCACTCTGGGCCATTACAAGGAGTTGTTCACATCAGATGTCTATATGTTTGGTACCTGGTATGCCAATACGCTGAAAATTGCGGTGTTCTCGATGCTGATCGGGGTGGTGCTGACGCTTTTGACCAGTTATGCCTTATCCCGGTTCCGGTTCCGGAGCCGCAAGACGACCATGTCCACCCTGCTGATCCTCGGGATGTTCCCGGGCTTCATGAGCATGATCGCTATCTATCTGCTGCTGAAGGAATTCAACCTGCTGGATACGCATCTGGCCCTGATTATCGTGTATGCGGCCGGAGCGCCGCTAGGGGGAACGCTGATTGCCAAAGGCTTCCTCGATACGATTCCGCGTTCGCTGGACGAAGCGGCACGGATTGACGGGGCGAGCAACTTCGGTATCTTCACCCGGATCATTCTGCCGTTGTCACGGCCGATGATTACGTATATGGCGCTGACCCAGTTTGTCGGACCGTGGGTGGACTTTATTTTCGCCAAGCTGATTCTGCGGACCAAGGAGAACTGGACGGTTGCGGTTGGCATGTGGGATATGGTCAATACCATGCAGAACTCCAACTTCACTTTGTTTGCGGCGGGTGCGGTCCTGATCTCGGTGCCGATCATGATTCTGTTCGGCTTCCTGCAGCGGCTGCTGGTTGACGGCCTGACGGCGGGGGCAAGCAAAGGGTAA
- a CDS encoding PadR family transcriptional regulator → MGGANDHGALTEGVYYILLSLFTPMHGYGIMQNVKQLSNGRVELGAGTLYGALSTLVERGWIGLMAGGEDSRKKEYQITELGRSIVQNEMARLEELLTNGKKLLGGEE, encoded by the coding sequence ATGGGTGGAGCCAATGACCACGGGGCGCTGACCGAAGGCGTCTACTATATCCTTCTGTCGCTGTTCACTCCGATGCACGGCTACGGAATTATGCAGAACGTGAAGCAACTGAGTAATGGCCGCGTGGAGCTGGGTGCCGGTACACTCTATGGTGCGCTAAGCACGCTTGTAGAACGGGGCTGGATCGGCCTGATGGCCGGCGGAGAGGATTCGCGTAAGAAAGAATATCAGATTACAGAGCTGGGCAGATCCATTGTCCAGAATGAGATGGCTAGGCTTGAGGAGTTGCTTACTAATGGAAAAAAGCTGCTGGGAGGCGAAGAGTAA
- the yhbH gene encoding sporulation protein YhbH: MSQPTGPFAFVVSKEDWSLHRKGHQDQERHQQKVREAIKGNLPDLVTEENIILSGGKQIVKVPIRSLDEYRIIYNFRKQKHVGQGDGDSQVGDVLGRDSQSAQPGKGEKAGDQPGADTIEAEVNLEDLEDILFEDMELPRLKPKDKEEIEVKSIVFNDIRKKGMMSNIDKKRTLLENLRRNASSGKPGIHSISPDDLRYKTWDDITIPHSNAVIIAMMDTSGSMGTFEKYCARSFFFWMTRFLRRQYEKVEIVFLAHHTEAKEVSEQDFFTRGESGGTICSSAYQKALEIIDSRYPPAKYNIYPFHFSDGDNLTSDNERCVKLIGELLQRSNMFGYGEVNQYNRSSTLMSAYRHLKQEQFMHYVIKDKKEVYQALKVFFGKKATEA, from the coding sequence CTGTCACAGCCAACCGGTCCATTCGCTTTTGTCGTATCCAAAGAAGACTGGTCCCTGCACCGTAAAGGCCATCAGGATCAGGAGCGTCACCAGCAAAAGGTCAGGGAAGCCATCAAGGGAAATCTGCCGGATCTGGTTACCGAAGAGAACATTATTTTGTCAGGCGGCAAGCAGATTGTGAAGGTGCCGATCCGCAGTCTGGACGAATACCGGATTATCTATAACTTCCGCAAGCAGAAGCATGTCGGCCAGGGGGACGGGGACAGCCAGGTGGGGGATGTACTCGGCCGCGACTCCCAATCCGCCCAGCCGGGCAAAGGGGAGAAGGCCGGAGATCAGCCCGGTGCGGATACCATCGAAGCCGAGGTCAATCTGGAGGATCTGGAGGATATTCTGTTCGAGGATATGGAGCTTCCCCGCCTGAAGCCGAAGGATAAGGAAGAAATCGAGGTCAAATCCATTGTCTTCAACGATATCCGCAAAAAAGGCATGATGTCCAACATCGACAAAAAGCGCACCCTCCTGGAGAACCTGCGGCGCAACGCCAGCAGCGGCAAGCCCGGCATCCACAGCATCAGCCCGGATGACCTGCGCTACAAAACCTGGGATGACATCACAATCCCCCACTCCAACGCCGTAATTATCGCGATGATGGACACGTCAGGAAGTATGGGTACTTTTGAAAAATACTGTGCCCGCAGCTTCTTCTTCTGGATGACCCGCTTCCTGCGCCGCCAGTATGAGAAGGTCGAGATTGTGTTCCTGGCCCACCATACGGAAGCCAAGGAGGTCAGCGAGCAGGACTTCTTCACCCGCGGGGAGAGCGGCGGCACCATCTGCTCCTCGGCATACCAGAAAGCACTGGAGATTATCGACAGCCGCTATCCGCCGGCCAAGTATAACATCTATCCCTTCCACTTCTCGGATGGCGACAACCTGACCTCGGACAACGAGCGCTGTGTCAAGCTGATCGGCGAGCTGCTCCAGCGCAGCAACATGTTCGGCTACGGCGAGGTCAACCAGTACAACCGCAGCAGCACTCTGATGTCCGCCTACCGCCACCTGAAGCAGGAGCAGTTCATGCATTATGTGATTAAGGATAAGAAGGAAGTGTATCAGGCGCTGAAGGTATTTTTCGGTAAAAAAGCAACTGAAGCTTAA
- a CDS encoding AraC family transcriptional regulator, with amino-acid sequence MNGSLFEQALMERDYSPHFLAYYYRQWSNYTMAYHHHNSTEIMYLISGSCVVEVRDEAGGETPFHLKRGEMILLDAGVAHRLMVEEGTSCRMLNVEFAFKEYGGVVPSIGSLAREVEALAELLRHPFDSLVLSDQEEVFHVLKALVLELDQRGRKESSMVHLLFAELLLRLARLRRESLPASQQSSQFYVRRAIEFLHQNYDRAIQVKEVALSVNIHPGYLHRIFRAHTGQTLTGYLNKLRMEKARMLLGQGEIPVAEIADYVGISSRQYFHLLFKKDTGCTPIEYRNSVERHFWSEE; translated from the coding sequence ATGAACGGGAGTCTTTTTGAGCAGGCACTCATGGAGCGGGATTACAGCCCGCACTTTCTGGCTTACTATTATAGGCAGTGGAGCAATTACACGATGGCTTATCATCACCATAACTCTACGGAGATCATGTACCTTATCTCGGGGAGCTGTGTGGTCGAGGTCCGGGATGAAGCGGGCGGGGAGACACCTTTTCATCTGAAGCGGGGGGAGATGATTCTGCTGGATGCCGGGGTTGCGCACCGGCTGATGGTGGAGGAGGGGACTTCCTGCCGGATGCTGAATGTGGAGTTTGCTTTTAAGGAATACGGGGGTGTGGTCCCTTCCATCGGCAGTCTGGCCCGCGAGGTAGAGGCGCTTGCTGAATTGCTGCGGCATCCCTTCGATAGTCTGGTGCTGTCTGATCAGGAGGAAGTCTTCCATGTGCTGAAGGCGCTGGTGCTGGAGCTGGATCAACGGGGCCGGAAGGAGAGCAGTATGGTGCATCTGTTGTTCGCGGAGCTGCTGTTGCGTCTGGCCCGGTTGCGCAGGGAATCCCTTCCGGCCAGCCAGCAGTCCTCGCAGTTCTATGTGCGGCGGGCGATCGAGTTCCTGCACCAGAATTATGACCGGGCGATTCAAGTCAAGGAGGTTGCGCTCTCCGTGAATATTCACCCGGGGTATCTCCACCGCATCTTCCGGGCGCATACGGGACAGACTCTCACTGGTTACCTGAACAAGCTGCGGATGGAGAAGGCCCGGATGCTGCTGGGGCAGGGGGAGATTCCTGTGGCGGAGATTGCCGATTATGTGGGGATCAGCAGCAGGCAGTATTTTCATCTCCTGTTCAAGAAGGACACGGGCTGTACCCCGATCGAATACCGCAACTCGGTGGAACGGCATTTCTGGAGTGAGGAATAG
- a CDS encoding DUF2812 domain-containing protein, translated as MRRIVRKYFLDFEKEEAWLNKMSSKGLALVEYSWAGYVFEESAGGEYIYRIELLEKDPKEAADYLQFMEETGAERVPARTTDKGKRSFTNHRWVIFRRKAAEGPFQIYSDTDSKIKHYQRIYKVYLSLALMELVVGSLNIMLLMLNASSFIHKFNFIVGVSIIVLGLFFVWLSLPLRRKAARLRQEKLIRE; from the coding sequence ATGAGGCGGATAGTGCGCAAATATTTCCTTGATTTCGAAAAAGAAGAAGCGTGGTTGAATAAGATGTCGTCTAAGGGGCTTGCACTGGTTGAATACTCATGGGCCGGTTATGTATTCGAGGAGAGCGCCGGAGGAGAGTATATTTACCGGATTGAGCTGCTGGAGAAGGACCCGAAGGAGGCGGCCGATTATCTGCAATTCATGGAAGAGACCGGAGCGGAGCGTGTACCTGCCAGAACCACTGACAAGGGCAAGCGTTCATTTACCAATCATCGCTGGGTGATCTTCAGAAGGAAGGCCGCGGAAGGCCCCTTCCAGATCTATTCCGATACGGATTCCAAAATCAAACACTATCAGCGAATCTATAAAGTATATTTGTCCCTCGCGCTCATGGAGCTGGTCGTAGGCTCCTTAAATATCATGCTGCTTATGCTGAATGCTTCTTCTTTCATTCACAAATTCAACTTTATCGTAGGAGTGTCTATTATCGTTCTTGGCCTGTTCTTCGTGTGGCTCAGCCTGCCGCTCCGCCGCAAGGCCGCACGGCTGCGGCAGGAGAAGCTGATTCGGGAGTGA
- a CDS encoding stalk domain-containing protein: protein MKKKIHNANLLLILLITLLGIAMTGNTLSAATATQNAKGIRVYVQNKEIHPRAASVIQGGTVYVEFRSVVQALGFKFKYDAAGKQITATSEDASFKVDLKTKKTFVNGSLYTYDSNIPMVIGSGADALVALTLYSETDYISADYDKTNKIVKVYEDPQGKPKKADLKKIQALIKAHYQTLDGFQSIDKLEMKSWRGYTVMLADVSFRKTGTELLDRVEHVTLEMEHKPDASWTIHNVEINNTEYLDYTSLINKEVSVPAADQMAIRELLAAYCKAINDKDVDAELALQDPANRTADYEQGIRELREWSNRKLDIEYTQEQVVIVSFSAKKAVVYSIYTLQANNDPSKFKERFYSLTSVVKNKDKWYFDSNEEIALGSETIE from the coding sequence TTGAAGAAGAAAATACATAACGCTAATCTGTTATTAATCCTGCTGATTACTCTGCTGGGCATTGCGATGACCGGTAATACATTATCCGCAGCAACAGCAACACAGAATGCCAAGGGAATCCGTGTATATGTGCAAAATAAGGAGATCCATCCGCGTGCGGCCTCGGTGATTCAAGGAGGAACTGTGTATGTTGAATTCCGCAGTGTGGTGCAGGCTTTGGGCTTTAAATTCAAGTATGATGCTGCCGGCAAGCAGATTACAGCTACCTCAGAGGATGCTTCCTTTAAAGTTGATCTCAAAACGAAAAAAACATTCGTAAACGGTTCTCTGTACACCTATGATTCGAACATTCCGATGGTTATTGGTTCGGGTGCAGATGCCTTGGTTGCGCTCACGTTGTATAGTGAGACTGACTATATTAGTGCTGACTATGATAAGACGAACAAAATAGTTAAAGTATACGAGGATCCGCAAGGCAAGCCTAAAAAGGCGGACCTGAAAAAAATACAGGCACTAATTAAAGCCCATTATCAGACTTTGGATGGTTTTCAGTCGATCGACAAGCTTGAAATGAAATCATGGAGAGGGTATACCGTAATGCTTGCTGATGTCTCCTTTCGTAAGACAGGTACTGAACTCCTGGACCGGGTTGAGCATGTAACCTTGGAAATGGAGCATAAGCCCGATGCGAGTTGGACGATCCATAATGTAGAAATCAATAATACAGAATATCTAGACTATACTTCATTGATAAATAAAGAGGTAAGCGTTCCGGCCGCAGATCAAATGGCCATTCGTGAGTTGCTCGCTGCTTATTGTAAAGCTATAAATGACAAAGATGTGGATGCGGAACTGGCGCTGCAGGACCCTGCCAACAGGACTGCTGACTACGAACAGGGGATCAGAGAGCTCCGGGAATGGTCGAATCGAAAATTGGATATAGAATATACGCAAGAACAGGTGGTCATTGTCTCTTTTTCGGCAAAGAAAGCAGTTGTCTATTCTATCTATACACTTCAAGCTAACAACGATCCATCGAAGTTCAAGGAGCGGTTCTACTCACTTACCTCTGTAGTTAAAAATAAGGATAAATGGTATTTTGATTCAAATGAAGAAATTGCACTCGGCAGCGAGACTATCGAGTAG
- a CDS encoding ABC transporter permease subunit translates to MQRHKAKAGILSALFMGLGQIYNRQFIKGILFIAVEAAALAYFINNLGRAFWGITTLGESPSRLEKVKGIAKMVPGDHSIVILIESLITLLFFVLFLIAWYMNIKDAYAVGAARENGRPSHTFKQSVRFILDYKFAQSFLLLPGIGILFFTIMPIIFMIMLAFTNYAAPNHIPPAKLVDWVGLETFRNLLVLKSWSHTFYGVLTWTIIWAVLSTITTYFGGMLVALLINQKGIRFKGMWRMVLIIPYAIPQMISLLLMRNLFNGQFGPINQYLGYFGLGGLPWLTDPFWAKVTVIIVNMWVGIPVSMLLIMGVLTTIPRDMYEAAEVDGATNYQKFRIVTLPMILFSTAPTLIMQFAGNINNFNAIFLLTGGNPVNGNYQYAGSTDLLVTWLYKLTLDQNKNNMASAIGIILFIIVAGFSLYNYRRTKSFQEEDMIQ, encoded by the coding sequence ATGCAGCGACACAAAGCGAAAGCCGGGATACTGTCGGCCCTTTTTATGGGATTGGGACAAATATATAACCGCCAATTCATCAAAGGCATACTGTTCATAGCTGTAGAGGCCGCAGCACTGGCCTATTTCATCAACAATCTGGGAAGAGCCTTCTGGGGCATCACCACACTGGGAGAATCGCCAAGCCGTCTGGAGAAGGTCAAGGGAATTGCCAAAATGGTCCCCGGGGACCACTCCATCGTCATCCTGATTGAAAGTTTAATTACTCTGCTGTTCTTTGTGTTATTCCTGATTGCCTGGTATATGAATATTAAGGATGCCTACGCAGTGGGTGCAGCACGCGAAAACGGACGTCCATCGCATACATTTAAGCAATCTGTACGGTTCATTCTCGATTATAAATTCGCTCAGAGCTTCTTGCTGCTTCCGGGGATCGGGATTCTGTTCTTCACCATTATGCCGATTATCTTCATGATCATGCTGGCCTTCACCAACTATGCTGCGCCGAATCACATCCCTCCGGCCAAGCTGGTGGACTGGGTGGGCCTGGAGACCTTCCGCAACCTGCTGGTGCTGAAATCCTGGAGCCATACCTTCTACGGTGTACTTACCTGGACCATTATCTGGGCGGTTCTTTCGACCATCACTACTTACTTCGGCGGAATGCTGGTCGCGCTGCTGATCAACCAGAAGGGAATCCGCTTCAAGGGAATGTGGAGAATGGTGCTCATCATTCCTTATGCCATTCCGCAGATGATCTCCCTCTTGCTGATGCGTAACCTGTTCAATGGCCAGTTCGGCCCGATCAACCAGTATCTCGGCTACTTTGGACTCGGCGGTCTGCCTTGGCTCACTGATCCGTTCTGGGCGAAGGTTACGGTCATTATCGTCAACATGTGGGTCGGGATTCCGGTATCCATGCTGCTGATTATGGGGGTGCTGACTACCATTCCGCGCGATATGTATGAGGCGGCAGAGGTCGACGGCGCCACCAATTATCAGAAATTCCGCATCGTTACCCTGCCGATGATCCTGTTCTCCACCGCGCCTACGCTGATTATGCAGTTCGCGGGCAACATTAATAACTTCAATGCGATCTTCCTGCTGACCGGAGGGAATCCGGTGAACGGCAACTATCAATACGCCGGCTCGACCGACCTTCTCGTCACCTGGCTGTATAAGCTGACGCTGGATCAGAACAAGAACAATATGGCATCGGCCATAGGTATTATTCTGTTCATCATTGTCGCCGGGTTCTCCCTGTACAACTACCGACGGACCAAATCATTCCAAGAGGAGGACATGATCCAATGA
- a CDS encoding alpha-glucosidase/alpha-galactosidase: MSFKVTFIGAGSIGFTRGLLRDLLTVPEFRNIEVSFMDINSHNLDMVTELCQRDIKENGLDIKISATTDRREALKGAKYVFCTIRVGGLEAFATDVDIPLKYGVDQCVGDTLCAGGIMYGQRGIAEMLQICRDIREMAAPEVLLLNYSNPMAMLTWACNKYGGVQTIGLCHGVQHGHQQIAQVYGLEKSQVDIICAGINHQTWYISAKHEGKDLTAGLLEAFEKHPDYSRTEKVRIDMLRRFGYYSTESNGHLSEYVPWYRKRPEEIMDWIDLGVWINGETGGYLRICTEGRNWFETDFPNWMKDPALEYLPEKRGEEHGSYIIEGLETGRVYRGHFNMVNNGVISNLPDDAVIEAPGYVDRNGISMPLVGDLPLGPAAVCNVSISVQRLAVEAAVHGDDKLLRQAFMMDPLVGAVCNPKEIWQMVDEMLVAGEQWLPQYGAAIAEAKERLASGNLIPTKADNEGAARLKVKTVDEMMQDREAANKNAGESDKGKDREKVK, translated from the coding sequence ATGTCTTTTAAAGTAACCTTTATCGGGGCGGGCAGTATCGGGTTTACCCGCGGACTGCTGCGCGACCTGCTGACTGTGCCGGAATTCCGCAATATTGAAGTTTCTTTCATGGATATAAACAGCCACAACCTGGATATGGTGACCGAGCTGTGCCAGCGCGATATCAAGGAGAACGGTCTGGATATTAAGATCTCTGCCACCACGGACCGCAGGGAGGCGTTGAAGGGGGCCAAGTACGTATTTTGTACTATCCGTGTGGGCGGGCTGGAGGCGTTCGCGACTGATGTGGATATTCCGCTTAAGTACGGCGTGGACCAGTGTGTCGGGGATACGCTGTGCGCAGGCGGCATTATGTATGGACAGCGCGGGATTGCCGAGATGCTGCAGATCTGCCGCGATATCCGCGAGATGGCTGCCCCGGAGGTGCTGCTGCTGAACTACTCCAATCCGATGGCGATGCTGACCTGGGCCTGCAACAAATACGGTGGTGTGCAGACAATCGGGCTCTGCCATGGTGTACAGCATGGACATCAGCAGATCGCCCAGGTGTACGGGCTGGAGAAATCGCAGGTGGATATTATCTGCGCGGGCATCAACCACCAGACCTGGTATATCTCCGCGAAGCATGAAGGCAAGGATCTGACCGCCGGTCTGCTGGAGGCCTTCGAGAAGCATCCTGATTACAGCCGTACGGAGAAGGTACGGATTGATATGCTGCGCCGCTTCGGCTATTACAGCACAGAGTCGAACGGCCACCTGAGTGAATACGTTCCCTGGTACCGCAAGCGCCCCGAGGAGATCATGGACTGGATCGATCTGGGCGTGTGGATCAACGGCGAGACGGGCGGCTACCTGCGGATCTGTACCGAAGGCCGCAACTGGTTCGAGACGGACTTCCCGAACTGGATGAAGGACCCGGCGCTGGAGTATCTCCCGGAGAAGCGCGGCGAAGAGCATGGCTCCTATATTATCGAAGGGCTGGAGACAGGCCGCGTCTACAGAGGCCACTTCAACATGGTCAATAACGGCGTTATCTCCAATCTGCCGGATGATGCCGTTATTGAAGCGCCGGGCTATGTGGACCGCAACGGCATCTCCATGCCGCTGGTTGGCGATCTGCCGCTCGGACCGGCGGCGGTCTGCAACGTCAGCATCTCTGTGCAGCGTCTCGCGGTAGAAGCAGCCGTGCACGGTGACGACAAGCTGCTGCGCCAGGCGTTCATGATGGACCCGCTGGTCGGCGCCGTCTGCAATCCGAAGGAAATCTGGCAGATGGTCGATGAGATGCTGGTGGCGGGAGAACAATGGCTGCCGCAGTACGGCGCAGCTATTGCAGAAGCGAAGGAACGGCTTGCTTCCGGCAATCTGATTCCGACGAAGGCGGACAATGAAGGCGCTGCCCGGCTGAAGGTGAAGACGGTGGACGAGATGATGCAGGACCGCGAAGCCGCGAACAAGAACGCCGGAGAATCCGACAAGGGCAAGGACCGCGAGAAGGTGAAGTAA
- a CDS encoding methyl-accepting chemotaxis protein, translated as MKRQRTLNFSSVGVKLFVILFCTIVLLSSVLGVTSYYAAKGIITDEVAAASSQSIVQAADKLDFLFAEYEALSRQFAVDSSLKADMEAIADPGTGTVAKAAAEDRIRRKLDSVRGSDERLLGVRLVARSMVDAESYKSTGITGVRSDEGILARMKEVEAGKGNPVWFPVRAKGFFDTYSEPTLTMGRLLRNIKNPAAEYYMLIEVKGKALGGVLSNLHIGQAGEIRILDPAGRVVYSGDDALLGQASYIHTPDMPGAGKEAEQEPAGAAEAVKVQRETLKDASQEQSFTAGDEQGKPQLVVYQPLATADWTLLGYAPVSDFTKSADRLLYITLLVVVAAALIALVIGYILVRLIGRPLGKLARLMEEGEQGNLQVRTSFKGRDEIGRLGHSFNRMMEQISRLAGRSSSSAAEVLATSEQLVAASGAISSHASEVAAATGEIAGGAASLAAEAESSNGKVEQMGDKMREVAGTNVVMAASADKIMVASNQGAEQMRKLVAVSESVLAMMSRIQENSARLRDSTVLIRSILSPMIAMNKQTNILALNASIEAVRAGAAGRGFVVIAEEIRRLAQQSSQSIATVSGITEEIGSQIENTVKVVGEAAPLFGSQIASVRESSQTFESVRAEMEVFSGYLAASSAAVSELTGIQQQLGQSMASVISVVQQTSGSTQEVASMSSQQFTVSRELVTLSARLEELAEELKASMQSFQG; from the coding sequence ATGAAGCGGCAGCGTACATTGAACTTCAGCTCGGTTGGCGTCAAGTTGTTTGTCATTTTGTTCTGTACCATTGTCCTGTTGTCCTCGGTTCTGGGTGTAACCTCGTATTACGCGGCCAAAGGCATCATCACCGATGAGGTCGCCGCGGCTTCCTCGCAATCGATTGTGCAGGCGGCGGATAAGCTGGATTTCCTGTTCGCCGAGTATGAGGCCTTATCCAGACAATTTGCTGTAGATTCTTCATTAAAAGCGGACATGGAAGCTATAGCTGATCCCGGGACGGGAACGGTGGCGAAGGCGGCAGCAGAAGACCGCATCCGCCGCAAGCTCGATTCAGTCAGAGGCTCGGACGAGCGGCTGCTCGGTGTCCGGCTGGTTGCCCGAAGTATGGTCGATGCCGAATCCTACAAATCGACCGGCATCACCGGTGTGCGCAGTGACGAGGGGATTCTGGCCCGCATGAAAGAGGTCGAGGCCGGCAAGGGTAATCCGGTCTGGTTCCCGGTAAGGGCCAAGGGCTTCTTCGATACCTATAGTGAGCCCACTCTGACCATGGGCCGCCTGCTGCGGAATATCAAGAACCCGGCGGCAGAGTATTACATGTTGATTGAGGTGAAGGGCAAGGCGCTTGGTGGTGTGCTGTCCAATCTGCATATCGGCCAGGCCGGGGAGATCCGTATCCTTGATCCTGCGGGCCGGGTTGTATACAGTGGAGATGATGCGCTGCTCGGCCAGGCTTCTTACATACATACGCCGGATATGCCGGGGGCTGGGAAGGAAGCGGAACAGGAGCCGGCTGGAGCGGCAGAAGCTGTGAAGGTGCAGCGCGAAACGTTAAAAGACGCTTCTCAGGAGCAGTCCTTCACGGCCGGGGATGAGCAGGGCAAGCCGCAACTGGTGGTCTATCAGCCGCTGGCAACGGCGGACTGGACGCTGCTGGGCTATGCGCCGGTGAGCGACTTCACGAAGTCAGCAGACCGGCTGCTCTATATTACGCTGCTGGTCGTTGTCGCTGCGGCCCTGATTGCCCTTGTCATCGGCTATATTCTGGTCCGGCTGATCGGCCGTCCGCTCGGCAAGCTGGCCCGGCTGATGGAGGAGGGCGAGCAGGGCAATCTGCAGGTACGGACGAGCTTCAAGGGCCGCGATGAGATCGGGCGGCTGGGCCACAGCTTCAACCGGATGATGGAGCAGATCTCCCGGCTGGCCGGGCGGAGCAGCAGCTCGGCCGCGGAGGTGCTGGCCACCTCGGAGCAGCTTGTCGCCGCTTCGGGGGCGATCAGCAGCCATGCCAGCGAGGTGGCTGCCGCCACCGGGGAGATAGCCGGCGGCGCGGCAAGTCTGGCGGCTGAGGCGGAGAGCAGCAACGGCAAGGTGGAGCAGATGGGTGACAAGATGCGCGAGGTGGCCGGGACGAATGTGGTTATGGCGGCTTCCGCAGACAAAATCATGGTGGCCAGCAACCAGGGAGCGGAGCAGATGAGGAAGCTGGTTGCAGTGAGTGAGAGTGTCCTTGCAATGATGAGCCGGATTCAGGAGAATTCCGCCCGGCTGCGGGACAGCACGGTGCTGATCCGCAGCATTCTCTCCCCGATGATCGCCATGAATAAGCAGACGAATATTCTGGCGCTTAATGCTTCTATAGAAGCGGTGCGTGCAGGCGCTGCGGGCAGAGGGTTCGTTGTAATTGCCGAGGAGATCCGCAGGCTGGCCCAGCAGTCTAGCCAGTCCATTGCCACGGTCTCCGGCATTACCGAGGAGATTGGCAGCCAGATTGAGAACACAGTCAAAGTGGTGGGGGAAGCCGCGCCGCTGTTCGGCAGCCAGATTGCTTCCGTGCGCGAATCCTCACAGACCTTCGAGAGTGTCAGAGCCGAGATGGAGGTGTTCAGCGGGTATTTGGCCGCGTCCTCAGCGGCGGTCTCCGAGCTGACCGGCATCCAGCAGCAGCTTGGGCAATCCATGGCCAGCGTGATCTCTGTAGTGCAGCAGACCAGCGGCTCCACACAGGAAGTAGCCTCCATGTCCTCCCAGCAGTTCACCGTCAGCAGAGAGCTGGTGACGCTGTCGGCCAGACTGGAGGAGCTGGCAGAGGAGCTCAAGGCGTCGATGCAGTCTTTTCAGGGGTGA